The nucleotide sequence GCTTCGTCTCGGCGCAGCACGATGATGCCGTCATCGACGCCACCATCGCTGCCGCGCGCAAAGTGTTTGCCAAACTAGCGTAAGGTACACACCTGACAAAACCTACTGCGCGTCGCGCTTTGCGGCCGGCGATGCTCACCGTACTAGAGTACGGTTGCGCTTCTCGGCCACAAATCACTGCCGCTCGCTACGGTTTTGTCAGGTGTCGTTACACTGTAGCGCTTTGTAGCACCGCCGCCACCAGCGCCGGCAGGCTGGCCATGTCGTTGAACACGACGTGCGCGCCGGCCGCCTTCAGGCGCGCTTCCTGGCCGGCGGCGATATGCCCGCCGCCGATGAATCCCAATACCGTCATGCCCGCCGCCACGGCGGCCGTCACGCCCGTGACGCTGTCTTCCAGCACCAGGCACTGGCCTGGCCGCACGCCAAACGCGGCAGCCGCCGCCAGGTAGACGCCCGGGTGCGGCTTGGCGTGGCCCACCAGGTCAGGCGTAAAGACGCGTTGATCGAACAGCGGCGCCATGCTAGTGCGCTCGAGCGCCGACAGCACGCGTGCGCTGACGCTGTTCGAGGCCACGGCCTTGGGCAGGGGAATGGCGGCCAGCGCCTGCGCCACGCCGGGCACGGCGCGCAATTGCGCGTCGCAGGCCGCATCGACGGCGTTGCCGATAGCCATGATTTCGTCGGCCGGCAATTGTGGCAAGCCCAGTTCCTTGTAAATATCCTGCATCAGCGGCACCAGGCGCTGGCCCAGGCGCGGCTCGATCAAGCCTTGCAGGGTAACACCCTCGGGAAGGTTCGGCAGGCGCGGCGCCAGCAATTCCAGCAGCGCTTGCAGGGCCACGGCTTCGCTGTCGATCAGCACGCCATCGCAGTCGCTGATCAGATGGGTGAAACGCGGTGGGGTAGTGGCGGTATCAGGCATGGACTCTCCAGAAAGCAACGGTGACGGGAAATGCGGCGGCCGGCCGGCCAAGGCTGGCATCGCACGATCATAGGTGGAACAGGCGGACGCTACTACGCAGAAAACGTCTCAATGACGATACTTTTCTGCAAAAAGCAGACTACGGGGGGAAGAATCGGGCGCCAGGCAAGCGCTGACGGAAAAATACCAATTCAATACCACGCAATACCAATGATTATCGCTGATTTTTGAATTTGCTGCGTTCGCCTTGGAATCCGGGACGCAGCCCGGTGGCGTATCCGGAACGCGGACGCGTCCCGGCGAAGAATGCTTATTTCAGCCAGCCGCGATGGCGGAAGTACAGGAAGGGCGCGATGGCGCTGGTGATCATCAGGCCCCAGGCCCACGGATAGCCAAACGACCATTCCAGTTCCGGCATCAGCTTGAAGTTCATGCCGTACACGCTGGCGATCAGGGTAGGCGGCAGGAAAGCCACGCTGGCCACCGAGAAGATCTTGATGATCTTGTTCTGGTTGATGTTGATGAAACCGACGGTGGCATCCATCAGGAAGTTGATCTTGTCAAACAGGAACGAGGTATGGCCATCGAGCGATTCGATGTCGCGCAAAATCTGCCGCGCTTCCTCGAACTGCTCGGAATTGAGCAAGCGGCCGCGCATCAGGAAACTCACGGCGCGGCGCGTATCCATCATGTTGCGGCGGATACGGCCATTCAAATCTTCCTCGTGGGCAAT is from Janthinobacterium sp. 61 and encodes:
- a CDS encoding HAD family phosphatase, translating into MPDTATTPPRFTHLISDCDGVLIDSEAVALQALLELLAPRLPNLPEGVTLQGLIEPRLGQRLVPLMQDIYKELGLPQLPADEIMAIGNAVDAACDAQLRAVPGVAQALAAIPLPKAVASNSVSARVLSALERTSMAPLFDQRVFTPDLVGHAKPHPGVYLAAAAAFGVRPGQCLVLEDSVTGVTAAVAAGMTVLGFIGGGHIAAGQEARLKAAGAHVVFNDMASLPALVAAVLQSATV